A part of Olleya sp. Bg11-27 genomic DNA contains:
- a CDS encoding ABC-F family ATP-binding cassette domain-containing protein, whose amino-acid sequence MNYLTVENIAKSYGELTLFEGLSFSVHKDQKIAFVAKNGTGKTSILNMLAGFDAPDTGNIIYRKDIKVAFLPQDPKLDPTLTIEESIFNSDNPILDVIKNYEKALLNPEDEDAYQKAFEQMDRNNAWDFETQYKQILSKLKLDDLNQKVSVLSGGQKKRLSLANALINKPDLLILDEPTNHLDLEMIEWLEAFFAKENITLFMVTHDRFFLERVCNEIIELDHGELYNYKGNYSYYLEKKEERINREQVETGKAKQLFKKELVWMRRQPKARTTKSKSRIDDFTEIKHKASQRRNDHVIELELNMERLGSKIVELVKLSKSFKDKIILDTFDYNFQRGERVGIIGKNGTGKSTFLNMLTQSTPPDSGKILIGETVKFGYYTQAGITPKPNQKVIDVVRDFGDYIPLKKGRQISAQQLLERFLFDRKKQYDFVEKLSGGERKRLYLCTILIQNPNFLILDEPTNDLDIVTLNVLESFLLDFPGCLIVVSHDRYFMDKIVDHLLVFKGEGQVENFPGNYSDYRSYEDSKAPESDTNGDDKKEKKDWKKDSNKVTLSYNEQKEYKNLESKIKALEFDKKEIEQKFLNPDLTQDQIKDLSAKIQKIIDSIEEKEMRWLELTEKLEN is encoded by the coding sequence TTGAATTATCTAACAGTAGAAAATATCGCTAAATCTTATGGCGAATTAACATTATTTGAAGGCCTTTCTTTTAGTGTGCATAAAGACCAAAAAATTGCATTTGTTGCAAAAAACGGAACCGGAAAAACCTCTATTCTGAATATGTTAGCTGGTTTTGATGCGCCAGATACTGGAAATATTATTTACAGAAAAGATATAAAAGTCGCTTTTTTACCTCAAGATCCTAAACTAGATCCAACCTTGACTATCGAGGAATCTATTTTTAATTCTGACAATCCTATTTTAGATGTCATAAAAAATTATGAAAAAGCACTATTAAACCCTGAAGATGAAGATGCCTACCAAAAAGCATTTGAACAAATGGATAGAAATAATGCTTGGGACTTTGAAACGCAATACAAGCAAATACTTTCTAAATTAAAATTAGACGACTTAAATCAAAAAGTAAGCGTCTTATCTGGAGGACAAAAAAAACGCCTAAGCTTAGCTAATGCGTTAATTAACAAACCAGATTTATTAATTTTAGATGAACCGACTAACCACCTTGATTTAGAAATGATCGAATGGTTAGAAGCTTTTTTTGCCAAAGAAAATATCACTTTATTTATGGTGACTCACGACCGTTTCTTTCTAGAGCGCGTGTGTAACGAAATTATAGAGTTAGATCATGGCGAATTATATAATTACAAAGGAAATTACTCTTACTACCTAGAAAAGAAAGAAGAGCGCATAAACAGAGAACAAGTCGAAACAGGAAAAGCAAAACAACTCTTTAAAAAGGAATTGGTTTGGATGCGTCGTCAACCTAAAGCACGTACGACAAAGTCTAAATCTAGAATTGACGATTTTACCGAAATTAAACATAAAGCCTCACAACGTAGGAATGATCACGTTATAGAGCTTGAGCTTAATATGGAACGCCTAGGAAGCAAAATTGTCGAGTTAGTCAAGTTATCTAAATCATTTAAGGACAAAATCATATTAGATACATTTGATTATAACTTTCAACGTGGTGAACGTGTGGGGATCATCGGTAAAAACGGAACTGGAAAATCGACCTTTCTAAACATGTTAACCCAAAGCACACCTCCTGATAGTGGTAAAATTTTAATTGGAGAAACGGTTAAGTTTGGATATTATACCCAAGCTGGTATTACACCAAAACCCAACCAAAAAGTTATTGATGTTGTTAGAGATTTTGGAGATTATATTCCGTTAAAAAAAGGGCGTCAAATTAGTGCTCAGCAATTATTGGAGCGCTTTTTATTTGATAGAAAAAAACAGTATGATTTTGTCGAAAAACTAAGTGGTGGAGAACGTAAGCGTTTGTATTTATGTACAATCTTAATACAAAACCCTAACTTTTTAATTCTGGATGAGCCGACCAACGATCTAGATATTGTTACGCTTAATGTATTAGAATCTTTCTTATTAGATTTTCCTGGTTGTTTGATAGTCGTGTCTCACGACCGTTACTTTATGGATAAAATTGTGGATCATCTACTCGTCTTTAAAGGTGAAGGTCAAGTTGAAAACTTTCCAGGTAACTACTCTGATTATCGTAGTTACGAAGACAGTAAAGCGCCAGAAAGCGACACAAACGGTGATGATAAAAAAGAAAAGAAAGACTGGAAAAAAGACAGTAACAAGGTCACTTTATCATACAACGAACAAAAGGAATATAAGAATTTAGAAAGCAAAATAAAAGCCTTAGAATTTGACAAAAAAGAGATAGAACAAAAATTTCTAAATCCTGATTTAACACAAGATCAAATCAAAGACCTGTCTGCCAAAATTCAAAAAATAATAGATTCGATTGAAGAAAAAGAAATGCGTTGGCTAGAATTAACGGAGAAATTAGAGAATTAA
- a CDS encoding polysaccharide biosynthesis/export family protein, translating to MKQIVVCIVVVLGLLSTSCITQKDVVYLQDKGTVVNDSLQIQALASPYRVQVNDLLSVNVKAEKKEINDLVQIFNPTSGEVGNSDRSLYYNGFTVDLHGNIEFPILGEINVLGFTTDEIEFKVKEVILQKYLKETAKIFITVKLSGLKYTTLGEIGNKGTKVLFQDRVNILEAIANAGDILETGDRKDVLIVRQYATGQKIHHIDLTDIAAMQSEFYYIQPNDLIMVKPLKRKSIGAGQTATQTLTTIASIFSVLVSTYFLARNL from the coding sequence ATGAAGCAAATTGTTGTGTGTATTGTCGTTGTACTTGGTCTATTAAGTACGTCTTGTATTACTCAAAAAGATGTGGTTTATCTTCAAGATAAAGGCACTGTTGTTAACGATTCTCTACAAATACAAGCTTTAGCTTCTCCATATCGCGTGCAGGTTAACGATTTATTAAGTGTCAACGTTAAGGCAGAGAAAAAAGAAATTAACGACCTAGTTCAAATATTTAACCCAACTAGTGGTGAGGTGGGTAATTCTGATAGATCTTTATATTATAATGGATTTACTGTCGATTTACACGGTAATATCGAGTTTCCTATTCTTGGAGAAATTAATGTATTGGGGTTTACTACGGACGAAATAGAATTTAAAGTAAAGGAAGTAATCCTCCAAAAATACTTAAAAGAAACGGCTAAGATTTTTATAACTGTTAAACTTTCTGGGTTAAAGTATACAACTTTAGGAGAAATTGGTAATAAAGGGACTAAGGTGTTATTTCAAGATCGTGTCAATATTTTGGAGGCTATAGCAAATGCAGGAGATATTTTGGAAACTGGAGATCGCAAGGATGTGTTAATTGTAAGACAGTATGCTACTGGTCAAAAAATTCATCACATAGATTTAACTGATATTGCAGCGATGCAATCGGAGTTTTATTATATCCAACCCAACGATTTAATTATGGTTAAACCTTTAAAACGTAAATCTATTGGAGCGGGGCAAACGGCGACACAAACACTAACAACTATAGCTAGTATTTTTTCAGTATTGGTTAGTACTTATTTTTTAGCACGTAACCTATAA
- a CDS encoding exopolysaccharide transport family protein codes for MEEQFEVNSVQVFDFKAFVFRTISYWKWFVLALIIGFYIVYQQNIRKEFPYTLDASITVQDDKNPLFTSNTSLVFNYGGISGKVQEVLLNLKSRKHHEKVVDSLDLYLSYYKQGRFYKTDIYGATPFKFVGLDSAYQVIDHPIKIAFLDQSSFELSFDLEDTQNVTAQNFKNKKLKTIAVNTPTYSKTYKFNEYINLPFFKGSVVKNDNIAVAKGQEFFIQYTNFNATVSSFANNYVVINQQSSPLLVNRLTNKNKAKIVDYINTSVFILERDQLQRKNQYAINTVAFIDKQLARVKGQVNRKADSLNNFKRSNKIFNIESESTLLSSKIESYNDQKEALNQSLLSYDLLKNYLLTSQDFTSFPAPALQGIDDSNITAGISKIVSLSIQKSTLESSVRDNVSVFGDLNNQIASLKNVMLENITSVKTNIGYQLQSINSKIYSTESEFSTLPENQQKLEAIEREYLLSQSTYNLYLAKRGEADLIKASNISDIILIEPAKDIGQGRNAVNLNIRYVFAAIAALLPIVLLSFIITFFDNKVHAPSDLDKLAKIPLLGVVGKNDTENNLAVFNKPKSAVAEAFRAVRSSLQFIYKKHELEGTKTVMVTSSVSGEGKTFCSINIASVFALSGKKTVLVGLDLRKPKIFGDFDIDNTIGAVNYLIGQKPLQDVVQKTKVAHLDVITSGPIPPNPSELLIGKQMDQFIDELKANYDYIVLDTPPVGLVADALELIEYADASLYVVRQDYTKKEMLSLINDKHKKGEVKNISFLYNFYDQKGKYGYGYGYGYGYGAYGNGYHENLDEKQSLLSRIKSIFIK; via the coding sequence ATGGAAGAGCAATTCGAGGTTAATAGCGTTCAGGTCTTTGATTTTAAAGCCTTTGTTTTTAGAACGATAAGCTATTGGAAATGGTTTGTTTTAGCACTAATTATAGGGTTCTATATTGTATATCAACAAAATATACGAAAAGAGTTTCCGTATACTTTGGATGCTTCTATTACCGTACAAGACGATAAAAACCCATTATTTACTTCCAATACTAGTTTAGTCTTTAATTATGGCGGAATTTCTGGTAAAGTACAAGAAGTTTTACTTAATTTAAAATCTAGAAAGCACCACGAAAAAGTAGTCGATAGTTTAGATTTATATTTATCTTATTATAAACAAGGGCGTTTTTATAAAACAGATATTTACGGCGCTACCCCTTTTAAATTTGTGGGACTAGATAGTGCGTATCAAGTGATAGATCACCCCATTAAAATTGCGTTTTTAGATCAATCCTCTTTTGAGTTGTCTTTTGATTTAGAAGATACACAAAATGTGACTGCACAAAATTTTAAGAATAAGAAATTAAAAACAATAGCGGTTAATACGCCTACTTATTCTAAGACGTATAAGTTTAATGAGTATATCAATTTACCTTTCTTTAAGGGAAGTGTGGTTAAAAATGATAATATAGCTGTTGCCAAAGGGCAAGAATTTTTCATTCAATATACTAATTTTAATGCAACGGTCTCTTCCTTTGCTAATAATTACGTGGTAATAAACCAACAAAGCTCACCACTGCTAGTTAATAGGTTAACAAACAAAAACAAAGCTAAAATTGTCGATTATATAAATACTTCTGTTTTTATATTAGAACGGGATCAATTACAGCGTAAAAATCAATATGCGATTAATACGGTGGCCTTTATTGATAAACAATTAGCAAGAGTTAAGGGCCAAGTTAATCGCAAAGCAGACTCGTTAAATAATTTTAAGCGTAGTAATAAAATATTTAATATCGAAAGTGAAAGCACGTTGTTATCAAGTAAAATTGAATCGTATAATGATCAGAAAGAAGCTTTAAATCAATCATTATTATCCTATGATTTATTAAAAAATTATTTATTAACAAGCCAAGATTTTACAAGTTTTCCGGCACCAGCGTTGCAAGGGATTGATGATTCTAATATAACAGCAGGTATTTCAAAAATTGTAAGCCTATCTATTCAAAAATCGACTTTAGAATCTTCTGTTAGGGATAATGTATCTGTTTTTGGAGATTTAAATAATCAAATAGCGTCACTTAAAAACGTGATGTTAGAAAATATTACTTCTGTAAAAACTAATATCGGGTATCAATTACAATCTATAAATTCTAAAATTTATAGTACAGAGAGCGAGTTTTCTACCTTGCCAGAAAATCAGCAAAAACTAGAAGCGATTGAGCGTGAGTATTTACTAAGTCAAAGTACTTATAATTTATATTTAGCAAAGCGTGGTGAGGCAGATTTAATAAAAGCCTCTAATATTTCTGATATAATTTTAATAGAACCTGCTAAGGATATTGGACAAGGTCGTAATGCGGTAAACCTTAATATAAGATACGTATTTGCTGCTATTGCCGCTTTATTACCGATAGTATTGCTGTCTTTTATCATTACTTTTTTTGATAATAAAGTGCATGCGCCAAGTGATTTAGATAAACTAGCGAAAATCCCCTTGTTAGGTGTGGTTGGTAAAAACGATACAGAAAATAATCTAGCTGTTTTTAACAAACCTAAGTCAGCAGTAGCAGAAGCCTTTAGGGCGGTTAGATCCAGTTTGCAATTTATCTATAAAAAACACGAATTAGAAGGTACTAAAACGGTTATGGTGACGTCTTCAGTTAGTGGAGAAGGTAAAACATTTTGTTCTATTAATATTGCTTCTGTGTTCGCTTTAAGCGGAAAAAAAACAGTATTGGTAGGACTAGATTTGCGTAAGCCAAAAATATTTGGGGATTTTGATATTGACAACACTATAGGAGCGGTTAATTATTTAATAGGCCAGAAACCGTTACAAGACGTTGTTCAAAAAACGAAGGTGGCGCATTTAGATGTGATCACCTCGGGACCCATACCTCCAAACCCTTCGGAGTTATTAATTGGTAAGCAAATGGATCAATTTATAGACGAGCTAAAAGCAAATTACGATTATATTGTATTAGATACGCCTCCTGTTGGTTTAGTAGCAGATGCTTTGGAGTTAATTGAATATGCTGATGCGTCTTTATATGTGGTTAGACAGGATTATACTAAAAAAGAAATGCTGTCTTTAATTAATGACAAGCATAAAAAGGGAGAAGTTAAAAATATAAGTTTCTTATATAATTTTTACGATCAAAAAGGAAAATATGGTTATGGGTACGGCTACGGGTATGGTTATGGGGCCTATGGTAATGGGTATCATGAAAACTTAGATGAAAAACAATCCCTATTAAGTCGGATAAAATCAATTTTCATAAAATAA
- a CDS encoding ABC transporter permease, whose translation MDSTTNNNDWLYTISPKKKLIDLNFKEIWRYRDLLFLFVKRNVITLYKQTILGPLWYFIQPLFTTLTFTLIFNNLANIPTGNGIPAFLFNLAGLSCWNYFSSCLTGTSNTFKANQGLFAKVYFPRVIMPLSTVITNLINFGIRMFLFIGFYIYFKFFTEVANLASPNLTLLLLPILILFMALFGLGFGMIISSLTTKYRDLTYLVGFGVQLLMYGSAVMYPLSYFKEKLPEYSWLVEYNPMTTFIELFRHMTLGTEAFSLSSFLYAGVVSIVFFLLGLIVFNRTEKTFIDTV comes from the coding sequence TTGGATTCAACAACAAATAATAACGATTGGCTTTATACTATATCTCCTAAAAAAAAGTTGATAGATTTAAATTTTAAAGAAATTTGGAGGTATCGTGACTTGTTGTTTTTGTTTGTAAAGCGTAATGTAATTACATTATACAAACAAACTATATTAGGACCGCTTTGGTATTTTATTCAACCCTTATTTACAACGCTTACTTTTACCTTAATTTTTAATAACTTAGCTAATATTCCGACGGGTAATGGGATTCCTGCCTTTTTATTTAATTTAGCCGGCCTAAGTTGTTGGAATTATTTTAGCAGCTGTTTAACCGGTACTAGTAATACTTTTAAAGCTAATCAAGGTCTTTTTGCTAAGGTTTATTTTCCAAGAGTTATCATGCCTTTGTCTACCGTTATTACCAACCTAATTAACTTTGGTATTAGGATGTTTTTATTTATCGGTTTTTATATTTATTTTAAGTTTTTTACAGAAGTAGCCAATCTAGCTTCACCTAATCTTACGTTATTGTTATTACCCATTTTGATATTATTTATGGCACTTTTTGGGTTAGGGTTTGGTATGATAATATCCTCATTAACTACAAAATATAGAGATTTAACGTATTTAGTTGGTTTTGGTGTCCAATTATTGATGTACGGCTCTGCAGTGATGTACCCCTTATCTTACTTTAAAGAAAAATTACCAGAATATTCATGGTTAGTAGAGTATAACCCAATGACGACGTTTATAGAATTATTTAGGCATATGACATTGGGGACAGAGGCGTTTTCTTTGTCTTCTTTTTTATATGCAGGAGTTGTTAGTATCGTTTTCTTTTTATTAGGTCTAATAGTTTTTAATCGCACTGAAAAAACGTTTATAGATACGGTTTAA
- a CDS encoding ABC transporter ATP-binding protein has translation MTDKDIILKASNISKQYRLGVVGTGTIADDLKRWWYRVRGKEDPFLKIGESNDRSTKGLSDYVWALQDINFEVKRGEVLGIIGKNGAGKSTLLKILSKVTGPTTGEIKTRGRIASLLEVGTGFHGEMTGRENVYLNGAILGMTKKEINAKIEEIIEFSGCERYIDTPVKRYSSGMTVRLAFAVAAFLEPEILVVDEVLAVGDDEFQKKAIGKMQEISKGEGRTVLFVSHNMAAIQDLCTRVLLMSNGVISLDGSVEEVVNTYLSAHSSSIGEVFFDYDKSHEAAKIKSIKVYNNQDEVSAQLKSGEHFKFVIDFDVKRELRNPVFSLRISDLQNVNIVTWRSNDFIDSPLKTKINNDFNVVLEIDSIYLLNGIYDVSMGFADGKEVLDMRIKQFQIEILPSKPDERYHILTKEKSSNSLIFSSAKWNVNV, from the coding sequence ATGACAGATAAAGACATCATTCTTAAAGCTAGTAATATCTCAAAACAATACCGTTTAGGTGTAGTTGGTACTGGTACTATTGCAGACGATTTAAAACGTTGGTGGTATAGAGTGCGAGGTAAGGAAGATCCATTTTTGAAAATAGGAGAAAGTAATGATCGCAGTACAAAAGGACTTTCTGACTATGTTTGGGCATTACAAGATATTAATTTTGAAGTTAAACGCGGAGAGGTACTAGGCATTATTGGTAAAAACGGAGCAGGTAAATCAACGCTTTTAAAAATACTCTCTAAGGTTACAGGTCCAACTACTGGTGAGATTAAAACTAGAGGGCGTATAGCATCCTTGTTAGAAGTAGGTACAGGATTTCATGGCGAGATGACTGGGCGAGAAAATGTGTACCTAAATGGAGCAATCCTCGGTATGACCAAAAAAGAAATAAACGCTAAAATAGAGGAGATTATTGAGTTTTCTGGCTGCGAACGTTATATCGATACACCTGTAAAACGATACAGTTCTGGTATGACTGTGCGCTTGGCTTTTGCGGTTGCTGCGTTTTTAGAGCCTGAAATTTTAGTTGTGGATGAAGTATTAGCGGTCGGTGATGATGAATTCCAGAAAAAGGCCATCGGTAAAATGCAAGAGATCTCTAAAGGGGAAGGACGTACAGTCTTATTTGTAAGTCATAATATGGCAGCTATACAAGACTTGTGTACCAGAGTTCTTTTAATGTCTAATGGAGTTATTTCTTTAGATGGCAGTGTGGAAGAAGTTGTGAATACTTATTTGAGTGCTCATAGCTCTTCAATTGGTGAAGTTTTTTTTGATTACGATAAGTCACACGAGGCAGCTAAAATAAAATCCATAAAAGTTTATAACAATCAAGATGAAGTTAGTGCTCAATTAAAATCGGGAGAACATTTTAAATTTGTTATAGATTTTGATGTGAAAAGAGAATTAAGAAACCCTGTTTTTAGCCTGCGTATTAGTGATTTGCAGAATGTTAATATAGTTACTTGGCGCTCTAATGACTTTATTGATTCTCCTTTGAAAACAAAAATAAATAATGATTTTAATGTGGTTTTAGAAATAGATTCAATATATCTTCTAAACGGAATCTATGATGTTTCTATGGGTTTTGCAGATGGTAAAGAAGTTTTAGATATGCGAATTAAACAGTTTCAAATAGAGATATTGCCTAGTAAACCTGATGAGCGTTATCATATTTTGACAAAAGAAAAATCTTCAAATAGTTTGATTTTTAGTTCTGCGAAATGGAATGTTAATGTATAA
- a CDS encoding CatB-related O-acetyltransferase, protein MYKTLKYIYHKFENFVVRNKTIELDRPVNLVLILHDGFIDVDLKKALLSLEDDFSFTKLDVSSQSFDTDLVNTFDFVLVNSTFDGRPHKLFKTIKKVKPLVGIYLKGNNLPKSTTDYKRYDLLWFESYEFSDIINVNIPKIHALGIDVNSEIGQYKINTAKHILMCRYRNLPYPKTVASDLKEFYKSPIWDTNYLSNQLRKGFNYFKKDIKRRTNYIESSKKVKAGRHSFFNQNLLITGDEYVEIGSFCSFGKNISIYTSNHDINYASTQGYIYRKYFNKNHPGENLYNPSIARTKGPVKIKNDVWIGDGVKIMSGVTIGNGVCIAAGSIVTTDVEDYSVVAGIPAKFIKKRFNNQELIDLLLDLKWWEWSDRKIMRNEAFFSLNFNELTKSMISEIKIN, encoded by the coding sequence ATGTATAAAACATTAAAATATATATATCATAAATTTGAAAACTTTGTTGTTCGTAATAAAACGATAGAGCTTGATAGACCAGTTAATCTTGTATTGATTTTACATGATGGATTTATAGATGTAGATTTAAAAAAAGCGCTTTTAAGTTTAGAAGATGATTTTAGTTTTACTAAACTAGATGTGTCTTCACAGTCTTTTGATACGGATTTAGTAAATACTTTTGATTTTGTTTTAGTTAATTCAACTTTTGACGGACGACCTCATAAATTATTTAAAACTATAAAAAAAGTAAAGCCTTTAGTTGGTATTTATCTTAAAGGGAATAATTTGCCAAAATCTACAACTGATTACAAACGTTACGATTTATTATGGTTTGAATCCTATGAATTTTCAGATATAATAAATGTTAATATTCCTAAAATACACGCTTTGGGCATTGATGTTAATTCTGAAATTGGGCAGTATAAGATTAATACAGCGAAGCATATTTTAATGTGTCGATATCGTAATTTGCCATACCCTAAAACAGTAGCATCCGATTTAAAAGAATTTTATAAGTCACCAATATGGGATACTAATTATCTGTCTAATCAACTTCGAAAAGGGTTTAACTATTTTAAGAAGGATATTAAGAGACGAACTAATTATATTGAATCATCAAAAAAGGTTAAAGCAGGTAGGCACTCTTTCTTTAATCAAAATCTACTAATAACTGGTGATGAATACGTTGAAATTGGTTCTTTTTGCTCTTTTGGGAAAAACATATCTATTTATACTTCGAATCATGATATAAATTATGCGTCAACTCAAGGCTATATTTATAGAAAATATTTTAATAAGAATCATCCAGGTGAAAATTTATATAATCCTTCAATTGCAAGAACAAAAGGACCAGTAAAAATTAAAAATGATGTGTGGATTGGAGATGGTGTTAAAATTATGTCTGGAGTCACGATTGGTAATGGAGTATGTATAGCAGCTGGAAGTATAGTTACAACAGATGTTGAAGATTATTCTGTTGTTGCTGGTATACCTGCAAAGTTTATTAAAAAGCGTTTTAATAATCAGGAATTAATTGATTTATTATTGGATTTAAAATGGTGGGAATGGAGTGACAGAAAGATAATGCGCAATGAGGCTTTCTTTAGCCTAAATTTTAATGAGTTAACCAAAAGTATGATTAGCGAGATTAAAATTAATTAA
- a CDS encoding acyltransferase, which translates to MIDNSHKKEWISLLRVIATIAVVILHVASPILNQYNDIMISYWHIGNVYDSMVRCSVPLFFMVSGVLLLNKDYELLVFLKKRIIRIIPPLFFWSFIYTIYYVFVNYQELKDISWLYLVKEFIFKVLFEGAHFHLWFVYSILGLYLFVPILRKWVKSSTDNEILYFLILWFITLVSQINLLKPYIPQIDLINFSGYIGYFVLGYYLNRLDFKSKVFPLLLYILGFVVTFLGTYYLTSKKGIFVASFYKYLSPNVLIASIGVFLLVKNLSIRNLWLKRVITMIDNNSFGIYFSHVLFIYMFNYFGLNWSYIHPIVGIPLITILVLVMSNMIISILKKNRYTRIISG; encoded by the coding sequence ATGATAGATAATAGCCATAAAAAAGAATGGATTAGTTTATTGAGAGTTATTGCCACAATTGCTGTAGTTATTCTTCATGTTGCTTCTCCAATATTAAACCAATATAATGACATAATGATAAGTTATTGGCACATTGGTAATGTTTATGATAGTATGGTTCGATGTAGTGTGCCTCTTTTTTTTATGGTATCAGGGGTTTTGTTATTAAATAAAGATTATGAACTATTAGTATTTTTAAAAAAAAGGATAATAAGAATTATTCCGCCATTATTTTTTTGGAGTTTTATTTATACAATTTATTATGTGTTTGTAAATTATCAGGAGCTTAAAGACATATCATGGTTATATTTAGTTAAAGAATTTATTTTTAAAGTTCTCTTTGAAGGCGCTCATTTTCATTTATGGTTCGTTTATTCTATCCTAGGATTATATTTATTTGTTCCAATTTTAAGAAAATGGGTAAAATCATCTACTGATAATGAAATATTATATTTTTTAATATTATGGTTCATTACATTAGTATCACAAATAAACCTACTTAAGCCTTATATACCTCAAATTGATTTGATTAATTTTTCAGGTTATATTGGCTATTTTGTTTTAGGTTATTATTTAAACAGGTTAGATTTTAAAAGCAAAGTATTCCCATTGTTATTATATATATTAGGGTTTGTTGTGACTTTTTTAGGGACATATTATTTAACATCAAAAAAAGGAATATTTGTAGCTTCTTTTTATAAATATCTGTCACCAAATGTTTTGATTGCTTCAATTGGCGTTTTTCTTTTAGTTAAAAATTTATCTATTAGAAATTTATGGTTAAAAAGAGTAATTACTATGATTGATAATAATAGTTTTGGAATTTATTTTTCGCATGTATTATTTATTTATATGTTTAATTATTTTGGATTAAATTGGAGTTATATTCATCCTATAGTTGGGATTCCATTAATAACTATACTTGTTCTTGTAATGTCTAATATGATTATATCAATATTAAAAAAGAACAGATATACTAGAATAATATCAGGCTAA
- a CDS encoding putative nucleotide-diphospho-sugar transferase, giving the protein MNVGVISGRYPITEFDSSINHKLYADTYGYTYINCNWPTQATNPYLNKIYYVLAYLELFDYVIWIDDDAFFFDFDTDIMQYAPQDKKIISFCKSPSYKSLKTYLSSGQFIVKSNALSKQFFKDILKQDLNKIKTWWTDDLGYFSNGDQDIMVYLLLVNNNYIGKCQLFDYQKFNSRFENVFLEDIHKPLVLHFTGKPNIKEENYLRLQIEYKLMPSLVENTILAKFGLPIWQPKQRISYKRRLKQYLKQVLKWS; this is encoded by the coding sequence ATGAATGTAGGTGTTATTTCAGGACGTTATCCAATTACAGAATTTGATTCTTCAATAAATCATAAACTGTATGCAGACACCTATGGATATACTTACATAAACTGTAATTGGCCTACACAAGCTACAAACCCATATTTAAATAAAATATACTATGTCTTAGCTTATTTAGAACTGTTTGATTATGTTATTTGGATAGACGATGATGCTTTCTTTTTCGATTTTGATACCGATATAATGCAATATGCACCACAGGACAAAAAAATCATTTCGTTTTGTAAAAGCCCCAGTTACAAATCTTTAAAAACGTATTTAAGTTCTGGACAGTTTATAGTTAAATCTAATGCACTTTCAAAACAATTTTTTAAAGACATATTAAAACAAGATTTAAATAAGATTAAAACTTGGTGGACTGACGATTTAGGTTATTTTTCAAATGGAGATCAAGACATTATGGTGTATCTGTTGTTAGTAAATAATAATTATATAGGTAAATGTCAATTGTTTGATTACCAAAAATTTAACAGCCGTTTTGAGAATGTTTTTTTAGAAGATATACATAAACCTTTGGTCTTACATTTTACGGGAAAACCCAATATTAAGGAAGAAAATTATCTTAGATTACAAATAGAATACAAGCTCATGCCGTCTTTAGTTGAAAATACAATCTTAGCAAAATTTGGATTACCGATTTGGCAACCAAAACAAAGGATAAGTTATAAGAGACGTTTAAAACAATATCTAAAACAAGTTTTAAAATGGTCTTAA